The DNA window CAACCAGCACCTGACCTTCACGCATGGGCTTGGGCTGACGCTTGGTCCTGTAAACGAAGTGACTGCCGAAGGTCTTCCGGTGCTCTACATCAAGAACCTTCCCCCGGTGTCGACTGTCTCGCTGAAAGTGACCAGGCCGCAGCTCTATTTCGGCGAGCTCACTGACGAGCATGTGTTCGTCAACACTGCACAACCGGAGTTCGATTACCCGTCGGGGAATGAGGACGTCTACACGAGGTACAAGGGTACCGGCGGCGTTCGCGTCGGCGGATTCATAAAACGCTCACTTCTCGCGATGCGCTTCGGGGCGCTCAACATCCTGTTCTCCGGAGACATCACGAGCGAGAGCCGCGTCCTCTACAACCGGCAGATCGAGGGAAGGGTCAGGGAGGCGCTACCGTTCATAAGGTTCGACTCCGATCCGTATCTCGTGATCGATACGAAGGGTGAGCTGTACTGGATCGTGGATGGATTCACGTCCAGCAGTCGCTATCCCTATTCGCAGCGGCTTGACGATGGCACGAGCTATATGCGCAACAGCATCAAGGTGACCGTCGATGCGTACAACGGGACGGTCACGGCATATGTAGCCGATCCTTCTGATCCGCTGATTCGAACATACGGAAGAATCTTCCCCGGAATCCTGAAGCCGCTGTCGGCGATGCCTACGGACATTCGTGCTCACATTCGCTATCCGCGCGATCTCTTCCGCGTCCAGACCGAGCTGTATGCAACCTACCACATGGACGAGGCGAAGACGTTCTACAATCGCGAGGACCAGTGGCAGATCCCCGCCACTCCGGGCCAGAAGGAGGACGACGACCGATTCATGCGTCACCTCGTGATGCGTCTCCCTGACGAGAAGCAGGCCGAGTACATCTACATGGCGCCGTTCACTCCGCGTGGCAAGAACAATCTCGCTGCGTGGATGGTCGCCAGAAACGACGGCGCCAGCTACGGGCATCTCAGAGTCTATCGCTTTCCAAAGCAGAGCCTGGTCTACGGTCCGCTGCAGATCTCCTCGCGCATCAACCAGGACACAGACATCTCCCGCGAGCTCACGCTATGGGACCAGCGCGGGTCGCAGGTCATAAAGGGAGAGCTTCTCGTCATTCCGGTCGAGGAGGCGCTGATCTACGTGCAGCCGATCTATCTTCGCGCGGAAGGCGGACAGATTCCCGAGCTCAAGCGCGTCGTCGTCGCGTTTCAGGACAGGGTAGTGATGTCCGAGACACTGGAGAGTGGGTTGACGCGCTTGTTCGCCGGTCAGGGAGCGCTCGCGACGCGTCCAGGCGCGGCCGCAGTGCAGGCGGTGGCTGATACAGCACGACCGTCAACACTTGCGGGAGCAGCACCGGCGCCGCCCGCAACCGCGGGCACCGCCGCCGGGAGTGCCCCAGCCGTCAGCGCCTCACTCCTGCGGGAGGCGGAGGATCACTATCAGCGCGCGATGTCCGCACAGCGAGCAGGAGACTGGGCGACGTACGGGCAGGAGATTCAGCGCCTTGGCGAGGTGTTGCGGCGGCTCAATGCGGGAGGCCGTTGACGGGCAATCGGATTTTCTGGGAGTTCAGTACAGACGCCGCCATCGGCTCGTAGCATCTGCTGTCCATGAGCGCATCGACGAGCGCGGGGTCGAAGTGCATTCCGCGCTCCTTTATCACCTCTCTCATGGGGGCACTTCGACTTGGGAGCCCTCCTAGCCCTTACAAGTCAGCGGGGCAGGAGGGCCCTCGCCCGGAGCATGGCGGCCGGATCATCACTGATGATCCCCTGTACACCCGCGAGCCAGAGGTCCGTTGCGACTCTGGTGTCATTGACCGTCCAGACGTGAACTACGCAGTCCTGCTCCGGGGCGAGGCGCGCGAACCGGCGGACAGGCAGCGGGATCCCGTTGTAATGCATCGGGACGCACAGCGCCTTGTATGTAAATGGCGTCAGTGCACGCATGAGAATAATCTCTCGCATGAGGCGCATCACATCCGATCGCGAAGCCCCGATCGGTATCGCTGAATCCGTGAACGGCCTGAGCGCGGCGGCCTCCATGCTGTCCACCAGCACTCGTTGCTCAGCGTGACGACTCTCGATCACTCGCCGTGTTTCCTCGCCGGCGTTTACAGTCTTGATCTCTATCAGCGTAGGCGTAGCCGGAAAGGCTTCGAGCACTTCCTCGAGTGAGGGAATGCGGTGGCCGAGCCCGCGATACGGATAAGTCCTGCCGTTGTCCGGCGTGAAGCGCGCCCCGGCGTCGAGCTTTCGGAGCTCGTCGAATATCAGGCGCTCGACATCGCCGACGCCATCCGTGGTGCGTCGAACATGGGGATCGTGGAACACCACCGCGACTCCGTCAGCCGACAGGTGCACGTCGAGCTCGATCGCGTCTGCGCCCGTGGCCACGGCCTGAGCAAACGACTCAATTGTGTTCTCAGGGGCGTACGCACGATTGCCCCGATGTCCGATGACGGGCCGGCAGCTGACGTCGATCAAAACGTTCATGCGACGCGTGTGCGAGGTGGGCCTCCGAATGCAAACGGAGCGGTACGCAGGGCGCACCGCTCCGTTGCGGCAGGCTCCTGCCGCTAGAACGTTACTTGAACCCGGGTCATGATGAGCCGCCCTATGAAGTTACCCTGAGTGAACTCGCGGTGCTTCTTGTTCAGGAGATTCGTGCCGTTGAGAGACCACACCACTCCGTTGACGAAGGACGGGCGAACCGACAGGTTCGCGTCCAGAAGGGTGTAGGGCTCGACCGGCCCGCCAACGA is part of the Gemmatimonadaceae bacterium genome and encodes:
- a CDS encoding glycerophosphodiester phosphodiesterase family protein; this encodes MNVLIDVSCRPVIGHRGNRAYAPENTIESFAQAVATGADAIELDVHLSADGVAVVFHDPHVRRTTDGVGDVERLIFDELRKLDAGARFTPDNGRTYPYRGLGHRIPSLEEVLEAFPATPTLIEIKTVNAGEETRRVIESRHAEQRVLVDSMEAAALRPFTDSAIPIGASRSDVMRLMREIILMRALTPFTYKALCVPMHYNGIPLPVRRFARLAPEQDCVVHVWTVNDTRVATDLWLAGVQGIISDDPAAMLRARALLPR
- a CDS encoding UPF0182 family protein, with amino-acid sequence MAVSRRFAVVSVVTLMFVVLTIVPTFVGFVTDLFWFREIGYETVFFTELTTKVTLFLVAGLVTYAFLALNARLARSGPARVPVLWRMSPELPPVDVAASLSKIATPLVLVLSFLFALGAAGSWMDVLRYMNRLPFGVTDPVFSRDVGFYVFVLPVLATLLGSLRSLVILALFGVVVLYVLRGRISLPPQRITLSSPADGHVAALLVGYLLLTALQIWLVRIPELLYSNTGPLVGASYTDLHAKLPALHAVAGTAIIAIGLVIYGMLRGRIVWFTLVGAAAYVIVSILAGGIYPYFIQRFVVAPTELTRELPQLRNHINATRQAWGLANVETRDLTGDAGLSLDDIRANAATIQNVRLWDRAPLLQTFGQLQEIRTYYDFVSVDDDRYVIDGRYRQVLLSPRELNAASLPKRTFINQHLTFTHGLGLTLGPVNEVTAEGLPVLYIKNLPPVSTVSLKVTRPQLYFGELTDEHVFVNTAQPEFDYPSGNEDVYTRYKGTGGVRVGGFIKRSLLAMRFGALNILFSGDITSESRVLYNRQIEGRVREALPFIRFDSDPYLVIDTKGELYWIVDGFTSSSRYPYSQRLDDGTSYMRNSIKVTVDAYNGTVTAYVADPSDPLIRTYGRIFPGILKPLSAMPTDIRAHIRYPRDLFRVQTELYATYHMDEAKTFYNREDQWQIPATPGQKEDDDRFMRHLVMRLPDEKQAEYIYMAPFTPRGKNNLAAWMVARNDGASYGHLRVYRFPKQSLVYGPLQISSRINQDTDISRELTLWDQRGSQVIKGELLVIPVEEALIYVQPIYLRAEGGQIPELKRVVVAFQDRVVMSETLESGLTRLFAGQGALATRPGAAAVQAVADTARPSTLAGAAPAPPATAGTAAGSAPAVSASLLREAEDHYQRAMSAQRAGDWATYGQEIQRLGEVLRRLNAGGR